Within the bacterium genome, the region CATCGCCAGTGGTCAACACATAGATGTATATCCCACTATCTACCTTCTTCCCATAATTATCCCGAACATCCCAAATCCAGGTGGCGCGTTTGTGTTCTTCTTCTTTTACTAAACTGCCTGAGATGTCGTAGATGCGGATTTGGGTATCCTCTGGTAACCCTTCAAAAACGATATTTTCATCGCCGCGGCTGGGCTTGAACGGATTCGGATAGACCACAACCCCATCAAAACCCGCCGGTATCCCTTCCCCAATCAAGATAAATGTCCCAAAATGCGGTATGTCCCCATAGATAAAATTACTTCCAACTAAGACCTGTGCCCTGGCTACCTCCACCCACCTCGATTCAATTGATTCCTCATCCAGGATGTATAATTTCAATGTCTCCTCGGCTACATTCTTTGGTGGCTGATGGTAATAAATTATCACTCTGGTCGTTCGTGTCCCAAAATTACCTTCTATCGGTTTCTTATCTCCATCTTTAGCTGCTATGCGGATAATGGTATCAGTTAGCAGACAAAATCCCGGGTTATAATGATTCATCTGCAAATTCGCTATCTTAATCTCATCCTCATCCAGACCTGGTTTATCTATCGTTAGGTAATAATCTTTACTTACACTTTGAGATTTAATGTCTATCTTCAAGTTTCCCTCTTCAACCTTTACATTACTTGCGTCATCGTATAACACCGCAAAATCATTACTCTGAGACTCTATTGCCTCAACTCTAATAGTAATCTTGACATCAGGTGCGGCTTGGTTAGTCTCAATTGTTACCGTGCCTATCGCTATGCCGTTATAGAAGGTGATATTGGCAGGTTTTATCTGACCAAAGTTAGTTGTAAGAGAGCCCGTTTGGTTGTAATCACTTGCCAGATTGCCATACCTATCCTGGGCAGTTACTTTAATGCCAAAGTTAGTATTGATAATCTGATGTTTAATCGGGTCAAAGTCAAATCGATTGACTCTACCTGACCTGACAGTTATACTTGCACTGCCTTGTATCTGTTCTACTCTGCAGGTAAGTATTCCTTTGCCTTGTTTTGTCCCGGCCACAAAGGTCGTCTTTGTGCCAATAACATTGGTCAACTCTCCCAGTTTACTTCCTACTTCCCATTTCCCATTTCCTACCTCTTTCTCATTCCCATATTTGTCATACCCTTTAGCAGTAAATGTGCAAGTTCCACCTACCTCTATGGTGACTTCTGGAGGTGTAATCTTAATATAAGATAGCTCTCCTGGTGTAATAATTATATTTGCAGTGCCAATAATTGTATCACATTTAACATAAAGTATTCCTGAAGTAGCTTCTGTCCCAGCAATAAATGTAGTCCTTGACCCAATAATATTCTCTAATCTCCCTATTTCCTGTTCCATGCTCCATGCTCCGTGCTCCATGCTAACTTCGTTCCCATACTCATCATAACCTGCAGTAGTAAATACCTTTGATTCATCTACCTTTAGTTCGACACTTTTTGGTTCAATGTCTATTCTATCTAAATCTCCAGCTATTACCTTAAGTGTATTACTTGTACCATATTTACCATATCCAGAGGCAAAAATTGAAGTAGTCCCTGCTTTTGTTATTCTTACATTACCTTGCCAAATACCTGCAATAAAATTAGTAGTGGATGTAGGCAAAATAGTATTACTTGTATCACTAAGAGATACTTTACCAATCCAATTATCAATAATATTCTCATCTTTATCAACTGCCTTTATCACTATCTGGAAATTTTTACCTGCTATTTGTGGAGAGGGGATAATATCAAAATTAAAATGGTCTAATTTGCCAGCAGTTACCTTAAAGGTATTACTTGTTCCAACTATTCCATCATTGGAAGTATGAATAATGACATTACCTGAGGAAATAAATATAGTTACCTGAAAGTCTTTTAATACCCCATTGATAAAATTAGAAGTTGTATTAGGAATAATTGATCCAGTGGTATCAGTTAAAGTATTAGTTCCATTATAAGTAGTAACAGTATTCTGGTAGGCATCGTTAGCAATAATGGTGATATTGAAACCTTCACCCGCTGTCTGGTCAGTAATCGGAGCGAATCTAAATTGGTGTAATGCCGCTGACTGGACAAAGAATAGATTGCTGGTGCCAGAGATGAAGTGAGCAGTGATGGCGGTGGTGCCAGACATAGTAATGGTTACTGTGCCCTGCCAGAGCCCTTCTTTAAAAGGGATGAGAGATGAGGGATGAGGGATGAGTGTACCTGTAATATCAGTTAAAGTCGCTGTGCCAGTAAAACCATCGGCTATGTTCCCAAAGCTATCCTTTGCGGTAATAGTGATAGTGAATCCTACCCCTGCGGTTTGTGTCGTAATGGTGGCGAAGCTAAAATGATGTAATCCTGCTGATTGGACTAAGAAAAAATTGCTTGTTCCAGCGATGGAGTAATAGTGAGCAGTGATGGCTGTGGTGCCAGACTTTGTGATGGTTACTGTACCTTGCCAGATACCAGAGGTAAAAGGGATGGGGGATGGGGGATGAGGGATGAGGGTACCGGTAATATCAGTTAAAGTAGCTGTTCCTGTAAAACCATCGGCTATGTTCCCAAAGCTATCCTTAGCCTGAATGGTGATGTTGAACCCTACTCCGGCGGTTTGTGTCGCAATGGGGCTAATAACAAACTGTGTAAGTGTTCCTCCCCTGGCTAAAAATGTGGTGCTTGTCCCGCGTATGTTTTTATAACCTGCGGTGATGTTTGTCGTCCCGGCAACCGTGATGGAACCAGATCCTGTCCAGCTACCAGCCACAAATGCCAGGGTCTGCTTCGGATTCAGGCTGTTGGTCAGGTCTGTCAAGGTGGTGGTGCCTTGAAACGAATCGACGGTGTTTTCGTATCGGTCCTTCGCCGTAATCGTGATTGGGAAATTCACACCTACGGTCTGCGTACCAATTGGGTCGAAGGTGAAGTGGTCGAGGTCTGCAGGAATGGTGGTGATGGTGCCGGAATAATTGATAATTGATAATTGATAATTGTTAATTGATAATTTTACCCTGTCGCCTGCGTGTGGAGAGACAAAATAGGTAATGGTGGCTATTTGGCCTGATTTGTTGGTTGTAGTAGTGATGGTAGATAGAATACCTGATGTACCTGAAATGACTATTACTTCTAAATTGCAACTGATGCCTGATGAGCCAACTGGGTTATTGTATGCATCTATTAATTGAGCAGTGATTGCTACTGTTCCACCAGCAGGGATTTTTAATTCTTCTTCTGGATAGACTAAGAATTTAGTTGGTGTACCTGCGTTGACATAGAATTGATTACTTGTACCTGAAATGGAGTTGTCAGTGGGCAGTGAGGAGTGAGCAGTGATGGCGGTGGTGCCAGATTTTGTGATGGTTACTGTGCCTTGCCAGATACCTTCTTTAAAAGGGATGAAGGATGGGGGATGAGGGATAAGTGTATCTGTAATATCAGTTAAAGTAGCCGTGCCTTTGAAATTAGTTACTATATCACCGTATTTATTGTAGGCAGTGATGTTAATACTAAATCCTTGCCCTGCAATTTGCGGAGATGAAATCGTACCAATCTTAAAGTATTCTGGAGGTGGGATAACGAAGTAACCTGTAGCAATATATTCTGAATCCAATCCATACGCAATAATAGTAATCGTGCCAAACCCCTGGTCATCTACAGTAAAGGTAGTAGTAAAACTGCCATTTTCAGCCGCAGCAAGTACAATAGTTATAGTATTACCAAAACTTATCCTGATGGTTTCTGTTGAATAAAAATTACCACCTTTAATAGTAACAATAGTACCTACCGGCCCATGAGTTGGGCTAACAAGTGTAATTACAGCAGGAGAAAGGGTGGAGCCGGTAAAGTCCTGGGTGAGGCTTTGATCCGTGATGGTCAGGGTAGCCTGGGGAGGAGAGAAGGTGTATTGGGGATGAGTAGGTGTTAGGTAGTAGGTGTTAGGTAGTAGATTGAGGAATTGGTAGTAACCAGAGGAGTTTGTGGTGGTAGTAGCATTACTTCCACCAGAAAGGGTAACTGTAACACTACCCAGAGGAGAACCTTGCTTGTCTTTGATTGAACCGTTGATGAAGAATGTTTCGGCTGGGAGCTTGTAGATATGCCTTTCGTAACCTTGATAAGTATCTGTAAATGTGCCACTTATGGCTGTAACTGTTCTTGTCTCAAAGAGAACAATGAGTTCTTTTGTCCCTGTGCCAATGTCTTTGATGTGCCAGGTGGTAGTTCTAGCTTGAGAGCTGCCATTTAAGGTGATCAGGTATTTGTCGCCATTCTCTTTCTGTTTGTAGATCCAGTGCATCTTTTCTGTCCCTGTGGTGACTATGCCTTTTTCTCCCATAATGTCTAAGGTGACAGAGGGTGGGAGGATGGCTGGGGCAAGTCTGTCAGGGGCCTTGAGTATCTCATAACCTACTTGGTGTATGCCATCCCAAACTCCCTCTACTCCACCATACTTATCATATCTGGGATCCTTAGGATGAGGAAAACCAAAATATAGGATACCAACTGCCCCATGGGCAATGGATATATAGGCCTGGGCAATCATCTCTTCCTTGGTAAGGGTACGGCCTAATGGTTCAGGTGGATAGTCAACAGCCTCAACAGTCATAATTAGTGGTCGGGTATCACCCACGGCCTGTCGCATCTGATCAAGCTTCTGGGCCTGGCGGTTTAAGCCTGTCTCTACATTGTCATAGTCAGAAGGGTATTTATCACAGGAGAGAACATCAGCATCCTCGGCCATCATCTGCCATTCTGTCAATCCCATAAATCCCATAGCCAACATAAAGCCAGGTCTATTAGGATCAGCCAATCTCTGTCTTCGGGATAACTGATGGGCAAAGAGATGAGGTCTTCCATAGGATCCATATTCATGATCCCACTCATCAATGAGATACCAGAAGGGGATATTGGGATTATCCTTATGATCACGCATTACCTGTTCTAAATAGTCAAGACAGGCTCTTTCACTGCCATATCTATATTCACCCACCCATCCGGCCCTGATATTCTGGCCGAAGACTGGAAGTACCTTCAGATTATGGTTAGCTGAAAGTTGTAGATGTTCATCAAAACCTGGCTCTACATATCCACCCGGCCAGTACCACTTATCTGGATCATAGTGGACATGCCAGCGGTTATACCAGTCTATGTCCCAGTCACTTATTACATAGCAGTTCAGGTTATTATCTTCCATTATCTGCCAGGTATCCATGGTGCCTGTGCCCTGGTCATAGACGAAGCTTGTGCCAGCGAAAATACCATAAGGGAAGAATGGACCCTCATCAGGGATATACTCGCAGGTCTCTGATAAGGTTCCAAAACGGGATTGAGGACTCTCTGGCCAGAAGCCATCACAGTCTTCTTCAAATTCTGGTGTTTCAGGATTATCGGCTAATTTGACCTTATCTAAGGGTAATTCTCCAAGGAGGGAATCTTTATAGGAACCATCACCGATTTTGAATTTGAATCTTTTTAAGGGACCTTTCGCAGTATCTTCTTCTATAACCTTTAACTTGGAAGGATCAATCTCAAATTGGATAGTCTTCCACCTATGGTCAAAATTGCCACCTATATAGTCCTGCAATATCCAACTCCCATTGTATGAGTAGACAGGCACACCTGGATAGTCAAAATCAGCTTTCATATCCTGGGGTGCCCTTACATCATCTTTGTATCTGATGGTAAGATAGAGGGTGTTTTGGGGGTGCCCTTCTCCGTCCTGATCGAATAGAGAAGCATCAACCCAGATGTAGGTGTAATGCCGATACTTGACAGCCTGGGAGTTGATTTTACCTTCTGGAGCTTTTGGGGTGGTGCACCACCAGAATTGATTCTCATCCTCATACCAGGGCCAATACC harbors:
- a CDS encoding PQQ-binding-like beta-propeller repeat protein; translation: MFARGVKRFILVVWLVVWASLGWADVAPWPQYQHDGQHTGRSLYPGPGNSSLKWHQWFTSGCSVVIGPNKTIYVASDKLYALTQNGADKWNLYLGGKVCSPLIGSDGLIYAATSSGDLFCIRDDETKATIIWEKKLSDSLFTPTLSLDENTIYVGSSDGSFYLVNSSNGSIKGSFTTDFTTDLEAFTTPAISISGNIYFASYPKTGWGKLYALNSEGNLLWSYDYGTQKASSPSIGPNGTVYISAGGILHAIDPGTGTRKWKYYRAYNSSPAIGTDGTLYLGSGYYDGTKSLHALYPEDGSIKWQYPEEGSLGDYISYSPVIDLQGKIYFGVGGSSDATKTVYCLNPNGTFNWKFNTYDKFWKFPSLALSSDGILYAGTDYHHLYALGSEPVSLYIKGYIKDTEDLPLKGVVVNLYGDASGSYTTGSDGFYEFLNLAVGEYTVIPKKSGYSFSPSNYFYPSLSESKENQDFTATHIGQGAYNELGDLNRDDKTWWDGEKEKWAHPESDIYIHGYEGAIVWYWPWYEDENQFWWCTTPKAPEGKINSQAVKYRHYTYIWVDASLFDQDGEGHPQNTLYLTIRYKDDVRAPQDMKADFDYPGVPVYSYNGSWILQDYIGGNFDHRWKTIQFEIDPSKLKVIEEDTAKGPLKRFKFKIGDGSYKDSLLGELPLDKVKLADNPETPEFEEDCDGFWPESPQSRFGTLSETCEYIPDEGPFFPYGIFAGTSFVYDQGTGTMDTWQIMEDNNLNCYVISDWDIDWYNRWHVHYDPDKWYWPGGYVEPGFDEHLQLSANHNLKVLPVFGQNIRAGWVGEYRYGSERACLDYLEQVMRDHKDNPNIPFWYLIDEWDHEYGSYGRPHLFAHQLSRRQRLADPNRPGFMLAMGFMGLTEWQMMAEDADVLSCDKYPSDYDNVETGLNRQAQKLDQMRQAVGDTRPLIMTVEAVDYPPEPLGRTLTKEEMIAQAYISIAHGAVGILYFGFPHPKDPRYDKYGGVEGVWDGIHQVGYEILKAPDRLAPAILPPSVTLDIMGEKGIVTTGTEKMHWIYKQKENGDKYLITLNGSSQARTTTWHIKDIGTGTKELIVLFETRTVTAISGTFTDTYQGYERHIYKLPAETFFINGSIKDKQGSPLGSVTVTLSGGSNATTTTNSSGYYQFLNLLPNTYYLTPTHPQYTFSPPQATLTITDQSLTQDFTGSTLSPAVITLVSPTHGPVGTIVTIKGGNFYSTETIRISFGNTITIVLAAAENGSFTTTFTVDDQGFGTITIIAYGLDSEYIATGYFVIPPPEYFKIGTISSPQIAGQGFSINITAYNKYGDIVTNFKGTATLTDITDTLIPHPPSFIPFKEGIWQGTVTITKSGTTAITAHSSLPTDNSISGTSNQFYVNAGTPTKFLVYPEEELKIPAGGTVAITAQLIDAYNNPVGSSGISCNLEVIVISGTSGILSTITTTTNKSGQIATITYFVSPHAGDRVKLSINNYQLSIINYSGTITTIPADLDHFTFDPIGTQTVGVNFPITITAKDRYENTVDSFQGTTTLTDLTNSLNPKQTLAFVAGSWTGSGSITVAGTTNITAGYKNIRGTSTTFLARGGTLTQFVISPIATQTAGVGFNITIQAKDSFGNIADGFTGTATLTDITGTLIPHPPSPIPFTSGIWQGTVTITKSGTTAITAHYYSIAGTSNFFLVQSAGLHHFSFATITTQTAGVGFTITITAKDSFGNIADGFTGTATLTDITGTLIPHPSSLIPFKEGLWQGTVTITMSGTTAITAHFISGTSNLFFVQSAALHQFRFAPITDQTAGEGFNITIIANDAYQNTVTTYNGTNTLTDTTGSIIPNTTSNFINGVLKDFQVTIFISSGNVIIHTSNDGIVGTSNTFKVTAGKLDHFNFDIIPSPQIAGKNFQIVIKAVDKDENIIDNWIGKVSLSDTSNTILPTSTTNFIAGIWQGNVRITKAGTTSIFASGYGKYGTSNTLKVIAGDLDRIDIEPKSVELKVDESKVFTTAGYDEYGNEVSMEHGAWSMEQEIGRLENIIGSRTTFIAGTEATSGILYVKCDTIIGTANIIITPGELSYIKITPPEVTIEVGGTCTFTAKGYDKYGNEKEVGNGKWEVGSKLGELTNVIGTKTTFVAGTKQGKGILTCRVEQIQGSASITVRSGRVNRFDFDPIKHQIINTNFGIKVTAQDRYGNLASDYNQTGSLTTNFGQIKPANITFYNGIAIGTVTIETNQAAPDVKITIRVEAIESQSNDFAVLYDDASNVKVEEGNLKIDIKSQSVSKDYYLTIDKPGLDEDEIKIANLQMNHYNPGFCLLTDTIIRIAAKDGDKKPIEGNFGTRTTRVIIYYHQPPKNVAEETLKLYILDEESIESRWVEVARAQVLVGSNFIYGDIPHFGTFILIGEGIPAGFDGVVVYPNPFKPSRGDENIVFEGLPEDTQIRIYDISGSLVKEEEHKRATWIWDVRDNYGKKVDSGIYIYVLTTGDGKKKIGKLAIIR